One window of candidate division KSB1 bacterium genomic DNA carries:
- a CDS encoding caspase family protein, with amino-acid sequence MRRRVIGFALVLAIVLAAVLALLLARHEKQGSTAGVVEFDAPQVYVQQGHHATVISIAWSPDGRYAISGGRDGLVKIWKVATGREVYSLRAHATGWVTAVAYVAHGKQFLTAGTDSTVRIWDASTLTESRRFNTAAPVNSVSLSANGDRILCTTSDSVAYIWNTNSGPELQRVTTGFGGAICSAFSGDGRYAITGGSQDTTLLTKWEVNAGRAVQKFRLAPGALLCVAFDESGAKIFSGNGNLKAFVKSRAGVGLPGPRADYAEAGKLEIWDVQSGGRTQYIVAHDYGVSAIQILPDGRRVLSCGLDGTMKLWGIEDGQLLTQYPVQDYPVTAASLSPDGYYILTGGSDGAIHLWDIERGSLVRDFARLAGAVSEVAFSPDGTRIRTALWDRLMSWDARTGRRVEVVFPSEQGEGWNWTRDCRHALARIAGDDAGSAYIKFWSVERGPLGITSQPVLGDVKAWAVDSNGHFALTETVDSVYTRWDIATGQKAGSFTGDCPPLCVKSQLCRTVSLSANGQRAMAKRCVPEVDYFDFTTNRHMILRDTAMDVRFDPDGWGGGCTTEALLSSSGDRAVISRFDGTVEFWDVLTGRITRSLKLDDAAVRLVQSSDERWFAGQAYHLAAIDWWTGTEYLRTRIWDCSSVGMWDAQTGRKVREFFDQTGYIVCNGLSADDHRLVTSSYGGITRVWSVVTGKEIVQLVSFLNGEWIAVTPEGYYTASLNGDASLNVRAGSMVTGIEPYRSTFYQPAVVEAALRLGDSEAAIREVLGCKETCTTIADLPTLEPPIVEIKYPRNGDTLRTTDATLVFRVEDRHSSIKSVRVFVNGRPLTRRTTAATSDATSRRFIDIAQGNASRDLKVPVQLDEGDNQISIIVLGRSEAVVNLQVRVQSTETGSEPWDIDTIWILAVGVNRYDDRRVRRLSYCQNDAQGVIQAFESQAGKTCRKVMSVCLTDDSPEKPTYAAIVSNIGFLQRAGERDLAVLFMAGHGENDSTGDFYFLPSDAEIAGPHDFNKSKAISSASLLEAVNVSARRLVFLDACHSGDVGVDVVRLARGLKDNRVLVMTSSEGSRPSIESDSLQHGVFTYALIEGLEGEGNPSGVEHKVTALQLITYVSSRVIQLTGQKQNPVFWAPAGLENLVVAAPLLRSAFP; translated from the coding sequence GTGCGTCGTCGCGTTATCGGATTTGCACTGGTCTTAGCGATTGTCCTCGCTGCGGTCTTGGCCCTGCTCCTGGCCAGGCACGAAAAGCAAGGCAGTACCGCTGGCGTTGTCGAGTTCGACGCGCCGCAGGTGTACGTTCAGCAAGGGCACCATGCAACTGTGATATCCATCGCGTGGTCGCCGGATGGACGCTACGCGATATCTGGGGGGCGGGACGGCCTTGTCAAGATCTGGAAAGTCGCGACCGGACGTGAGGTGTACAGTCTTCGCGCGCATGCGACGGGCTGGGTTACCGCTGTAGCGTATGTCGCTCACGGCAAGCAGTTTCTGACAGCAGGTACAGACAGCACAGTGCGGATCTGGGATGCGAGCACTTTGACGGAGAGCCGGCGCTTCAACACAGCAGCTCCGGTCAACTCCGTCTCTTTGTCCGCCAATGGTGACCGGATTCTCTGCACGACCAGTGACTCCGTTGCGTATATTTGGAATACCAACTCAGGGCCTGAGTTGCAGCGCGTGACTACCGGCTTCGGGGGGGCCATCTGCTCAGCATTCTCCGGCGACGGACGTTACGCGATCACGGGGGGATCGCAGGATACGACGTTACTGACCAAGTGGGAGGTCAATGCAGGCCGTGCTGTCCAGAAATTTCGCCTGGCGCCAGGAGCTCTCCTGTGTGTCGCATTCGACGAGAGTGGAGCGAAAATATTCTCCGGCAACGGCAACCTCAAGGCGTTCGTGAAGTCTCGTGCGGGTGTCGGACTTCCGGGGCCACGTGCGGATTATGCGGAAGCCGGAAAGCTGGAAATATGGGATGTACAATCGGGGGGCAGGACACAATACATCGTCGCGCATGACTACGGTGTATCCGCAATCCAGATTCTGCCGGACGGGCGGCGCGTGCTCTCATGCGGACTGGACGGGACGATGAAGTTGTGGGGAATCGAGGATGGGCAGCTGCTCACGCAGTATCCCGTGCAAGACTATCCCGTCACCGCTGCTTCTCTGTCGCCAGATGGATATTACATTCTGACGGGAGGGTCTGATGGCGCTATCCACCTCTGGGACATCGAGCGGGGGAGTCTTGTGCGCGACTTCGCCAGGCTCGCGGGAGCCGTTTCCGAGGTTGCCTTTTCGCCGGACGGCACCCGGATTCGAACCGCGTTGTGGGACCGGCTAATGTCTTGGGACGCACGAACGGGCAGACGAGTTGAAGTGGTATTTCCGAGCGAGCAGGGTGAAGGGTGGAACTGGACCAGAGACTGCCGACATGCCTTGGCGCGAATTGCCGGGGATGACGCCGGCTCTGCCTACATCAAGTTCTGGAGCGTGGAACGCGGTCCGCTGGGGATCACATCGCAACCTGTGTTGGGCGACGTGAAAGCCTGGGCTGTCGATAGCAACGGTCACTTCGCGCTGACAGAAACGGTTGACAGCGTTTACACTCGGTGGGACATCGCTACCGGCCAGAAAGCCGGGAGCTTTACCGGCGATTGCCCGCCACTTTGCGTGAAGTCTCAGCTATGTAGGACGGTGTCACTCTCTGCCAACGGCCAACGAGCCATGGCGAAGCGGTGTGTTCCAGAGGTGGACTACTTCGACTTCACGACGAACCGTCACATGATTCTGCGCGATACCGCCATGGATGTTCGATTTGATCCAGACGGCTGGGGCGGCGGTTGCACGACGGAAGCACTACTCTCGTCATCGGGTGATCGCGCGGTGATTTCGAGATTCGACGGTACCGTTGAATTCTGGGACGTGTTGACCGGCAGGATCACCCGGTCATTGAAGTTGGATGACGCCGCGGTGCGACTTGTGCAGTCCTCGGACGAGCGCTGGTTTGCGGGTCAGGCGTATCACTTGGCGGCGATCGACTGGTGGACGGGGACCGAGTATCTTAGGACACGAATATGGGACTGTTCTTCGGTCGGGATGTGGGATGCTCAAACGGGAAGGAAGGTTCGTGAGTTCTTCGACCAAACCGGGTACATCGTATGCAATGGTCTGTCTGCGGATGACCACCGGCTTGTCACCAGTAGTTATGGGGGTATCACACGGGTGTGGAGTGTTGTGACCGGCAAAGAGATCGTGCAATTGGTCAGCTTCCTGAACGGCGAGTGGATTGCGGTAACTCCAGAAGGCTACTACACCGCATCACTGAATGGAGACGCATCTCTTAACGTGCGCGCCGGCAGCATGGTCACGGGGATTGAGCCGTACCGTTCGACATTCTACCAGCCGGCCGTGGTTGAAGCGGCGTTGCGACTGGGGGATAGCGAAGCGGCCATCCGTGAAGTTCTGGGCTGCAAGGAAACGTGTACGACGATTGCTGACTTGCCGACTCTGGAGCCGCCAATTGTCGAGATCAAGTATCCAAGAAACGGTGACACACTGCGAACGACTGACGCGACGCTGGTGTTTCGAGTCGAGGACCGGCACTCGTCGATCAAGTCAGTCAGGGTGTTTGTGAATGGTCGGCCCTTGACCAGGCGCACGACCGCCGCCACGAGCGACGCGACTTCGCGTCGCTTCATCGACATTGCCCAAGGAAACGCTTCACGCGACCTCAAGGTCCCGGTACAGCTGGACGAAGGAGACAATCAGATTTCGATCATCGTTCTGGGCAGGTCGGAAGCCGTGGTGAACCTTCAGGTGCGGGTTCAGAGTACCGAGACCGGATCTGAACCCTGGGACATTGACACGATCTGGATACTCGCGGTCGGCGTGAATCGGTATGATGACAGGCGAGTGCGCCGACTAAGCTACTGCCAGAATGATGCGCAGGGGGTCATTCAGGCGTTTGAGTCTCAGGCCGGCAAGACGTGCCGGAAGGTAATGAGTGTGTGCCTCACGGACGATAGCCCTGAGAAACCGACGTACGCCGCCATTGTCTCAAACATCGGCTTCTTGCAGCGGGCAGGCGAACGGGATCTGGCCGTATTGTTCATGGCAGGACATGGTGAAAACGACAGCACAGGGGATTTCTACTTCCTGCCTTCCGATGCCGAGATTGCGGGACCCCACGACTTCAACAAGTCCAAAGCGATTTCAAGCGCCTCCCTGCTGGAGGCGGTCAACGTATCGGCCCGACGGCTTGTGTTTCTCGATGCCTGCCATTCAGGAGACGTCGGTGTTGACGTTGTGAGACTTGCGCGCGGGCTGAAAGACAACCGTGTATTGGTTATGACTTCCAGTGAGGGCAGCCGACCCTCAATTGAATCCGATAGCTTGCAGCACGGAGTGTTCACGTATGCATTGATTGAAGGATTGGAAGGCGAGGGAAATCCGTCCGGCGTGGAGCACAAGGTTACTGCGCTGCAACTAATCACCTATGTGAGCAGTCGCGTCATTCAACTGACGGGGCAGAAGCAGAATCCGGTGTTCTGGGCACCCGCGGGCCTGGAGAACTTGGTGGTGGCTGCCCCCCTCCTGCGATCGGCGTTCCCTTAG
- a CDS encoding CBS domain-containing protein: MRQHVTPVLWVTDRMPALKLLNRFKKEKIHFAIVVDEHGSTDGLVTLTDIVEAIAGELPEQGEDEKAAIVQRDDGSWPVDGDVATDQITEITGVFTGDDMQTLEGFVLGHFGRIPEIRAHFQFGNGRFEVVDMDGNRIDRVLIQRVPDRTE; the protein is encoded by the coding sequence TTGCGTCAACATGTGACACCGGTCCTGTGGGTGACGGATCGAATGCCGGCGCTGAAGCTGTTGAACAGGTTTAAGAAGGAGAAGATCCACTTCGCGATCGTCGTTGATGAGCATGGTTCGACGGACGGGCTGGTGACCTTGACCGACATTGTTGAAGCGATTGCAGGGGAGCTGCCGGAGCAAGGCGAAGACGAGAAGGCGGCAATTGTTCAGCGCGACGATGGGTCGTGGCCGGTGGACGGGGATGTTGCGACCGATCAGATCACCGAGATCACCGGAGTCTTCACGGGAGATGATATGCAGACCCTGGAGGGATTTGTACTGGGCCATTTTGGAAGAATACCCGAGATTCGCGCACACTTCCAGTTCGGTAACGGTCGATTCGAAGTCGTGGACATGGACGGCAACCGCATCGACCGAGTTCTCATCCAGCGTGTGCCGGACCGCACGGAGTAG
- a CDS encoding efflux RND transporter permease subunit gives MFDLIVRQSLEKRFHVLLAALVILIGGTYVALQMPIDIFPELTAPTVTVMADVHGLAPEEIESLVAFPIESAMNGATSVRRVRSSITTGMVIVWVEFTWGTEILQARQVVTERLQSVMSSLPPDMEPPMLAPIASIMGEVMLISVRSDSLHPTDLRSYSDNFLRKRLLAIPGVAQVTPIGMQIKQYQVVVKPEKLLAFDVSLEAVLEAARLSSENTTGGYLLQGGQEHLIRGVGRVESTDDIGRTVITMRNGVPILIEQVADVRIGGGVPLGTASVEGKDAVVLSVQKQPGANTLELTKRIETAVADLQRLAPADVEVRADVFRQANFIEVAVRNVLNSLRDGAILVTIILLLFLGNLRTTFISLLAIPLSLVVAVIVLSLMGSTINTMTLGGLAIAIGLLVDDAIIYVENVYRRLRLNALKPTAEQRSVLVVILRAAIEVRKPIVVATLIIIAVFAPLFFLSGVEGRLLRPLGLSFVISILGSLLVAVTVVPALSYYMLGRLKQSQIEHEAWLVRRLKVAYRPTLDFALKHATTVIVVSVMLFIASVVLYSRLGQAFLPEFNEGSLTVIAVSPPGTALQESHEIGRMIEQIVLSEPGVASVARRTGRGEMDEHAMGSNATEMEARLDEGVDKEHLLESLRGRLALVPGTFISIGQPISHRIDHMLSGTQAAIAVKLYGDNLTELRSTAEKIKQEMSQVEGIVDLAVEPQIEVPQLRIDMNREAMSQYGVKPVELAETIETAFNGQVVGRVMEGQYAYDLIVRYDESAKADTAAIIRTPFHTATGHFVMLRDLATIYGSTGPNMISRENVSRKIVIQANVAGRDLGSVVGDVQTRVAENVPLPDGYFVSYAGQFESAESASRVIGMLTVLAILVILILLFTEFGNLRDALLVMVNLPLALIGGVLAIGMTDGIVSIASLVGFVTLFGIAARNGILMISHYHHLMQEEGVAFREAIVQGSIERMSPILMTALCAGLALIPLALGGGLPGKEIETPMAIVILGGLISSTALNMVVVPALYLRFGRDKRLAAVE, from the coding sequence ATGTTTGATTTGATCGTTCGCCAATCGCTTGAGAAGCGGTTTCACGTGCTGCTGGCAGCGCTGGTCATCCTGATCGGCGGCACCTATGTTGCGCTGCAAATGCCCATCGACATCTTCCCGGAATTGACTGCGCCTACCGTCACGGTGATGGCAGACGTTCACGGACTTGCACCCGAAGAGATTGAAAGTCTGGTCGCATTTCCGATTGAATCCGCAATGAACGGTGCTACCAGCGTTCGCCGAGTCCGGTCGTCGATTACGACTGGAATGGTCATTGTATGGGTCGAGTTCACTTGGGGTACGGAGATATTGCAGGCGAGACAAGTGGTGACGGAGCGACTGCAGTCCGTGATGAGCAGCCTGCCGCCGGATATGGAGCCACCCATGCTTGCGCCGATTGCCTCGATCATGGGTGAAGTGATGCTGATCAGCGTTCGCAGCGACTCACTTCATCCGACGGACTTACGCTCATACTCGGATAACTTTCTACGGAAGCGCCTACTCGCAATTCCGGGAGTCGCGCAAGTCACGCCGATCGGGATGCAGATCAAGCAGTATCAGGTTGTCGTCAAGCCTGAGAAACTACTTGCCTTCGACGTCTCATTGGAAGCAGTGCTGGAAGCCGCACGCCTGTCCAGCGAGAATACGACCGGCGGTTACCTTCTGCAGGGAGGACAGGAGCACCTGATTCGCGGTGTTGGTCGCGTGGAATCCACGGATGATATCGGCAGAACGGTTATCACCATGCGCAATGGTGTCCCGATTCTCATCGAGCAGGTGGCGGATGTGCGGATTGGCGGAGGGGTTCCACTGGGAACGGCTTCCGTGGAAGGCAAGGACGCCGTTGTGCTCTCGGTGCAGAAGCAGCCCGGCGCGAACACGTTGGAACTGACCAAACGAATCGAAACTGCCGTAGCGGATCTTCAGCGGCTGGCTCCGGCGGACGTTGAGGTTCGTGCGGACGTATTCCGGCAGGCGAATTTCATCGAAGTTGCCGTCCGAAATGTGCTCAACTCACTCAGAGACGGAGCGATCCTGGTCACGATCATTCTGTTGCTCTTTCTGGGCAATCTGCGAACGACGTTCATTAGTCTGTTGGCGATACCCTTGTCACTGGTTGTCGCGGTAATCGTCTTGAGCCTGATGGGAAGCACGATCAACACGATGACACTGGGGGGACTGGCGATCGCGATTGGACTGCTCGTGGACGACGCGATCATTTACGTCGAGAACGTGTATCGCCGATTGCGCTTGAACGCATTGAAACCCACGGCCGAGCAGCGTTCCGTGCTGGTCGTGATCCTGCGGGCAGCCATTGAAGTGAGGAAGCCGATTGTCGTGGCTACCCTCATTATCATTGCTGTCTTTGCACCGCTCTTCTTCCTGTCCGGAGTGGAGGGGCGGCTGCTCAGGCCGTTGGGACTCTCGTTTGTCATATCGATTCTCGGCTCTCTATTGGTCGCTGTCACCGTGGTGCCCGCTCTGTCGTATTACATGCTGGGGCGGCTCAAGCAAAGTCAGATTGAACATGAGGCGTGGCTCGTTCGACGATTAAAGGTAGCCTATCGCCCAACGCTGGACTTTGCGCTTAAGCATGCCACGACCGTGATCGTGGTGTCGGTGATGCTCTTTATCGCCTCTGTCGTGTTGTATAGCCGACTTGGACAGGCCTTTCTACCGGAATTCAATGAGGGATCGCTCACTGTTATTGCCGTCTCACCTCCGGGAACAGCCTTGCAGGAATCGCACGAAATCGGTCGCATGATTGAGCAGATCGTGTTGTCGGAACCCGGAGTGGCAAGCGTCGCCCGTCGCACCGGCCGTGGCGAAATGGATGAGCACGCGATGGGCTCGAATGCCACCGAGATGGAAGCCCGGTTGGATGAAGGGGTGGACAAGGAACATCTGCTTGAATCACTGCGTGGACGTCTCGCGCTGGTCCCGGGGACGTTCATCAGCATCGGACAGCCAATCTCGCATCGAATCGACCATATGTTAAGCGGCACTCAAGCGGCGATCGCCGTGAAGTTATACGGCGATAACTTGACTGAATTGCGAAGCACGGCGGAGAAGATCAAACAGGAGATGAGCCAGGTTGAGGGCATTGTGGACCTCGCGGTCGAACCGCAGATCGAGGTTCCGCAGTTACGCATTGACATGAACAGAGAGGCGATGAGTCAATATGGCGTGAAGCCTGTCGAACTCGCGGAAACCATCGAGACCGCCTTCAACGGACAAGTCGTGGGCCGCGTCATGGAAGGGCAATATGCTTACGACTTGATTGTCCGCTATGATGAAAGCGCCAAGGCCGATACGGCCGCTATCATCCGAACTCCGTTCCACACAGCGACAGGTCATTTTGTGATGTTGCGGGATTTGGCAACGATCTACGGTTCAACCGGGCCGAACATGATCTCGCGTGAAAACGTCAGCCGCAAGATCGTTATTCAAGCCAATGTGGCCGGGCGCGATTTGGGCAGCGTCGTGGGTGATGTACAGACGCGCGTGGCGGAAAATGTCCCGCTCCCGGACGGTTACTTCGTTTCATACGCCGGTCAGTTTGAAAGCGCCGAGAGTGCGAGCAGGGTGATCGGCATGCTGACTGTGCTCGCCATTCTGGTGATACTGATCCTGTTGTTCACGGAATTCGGCAACCTGCGCGACGCGCTCCTGGTCATGGTGAACTTACCGCTTGCCTTGATTGGCGGTGTGCTGGCAATCGGGATGACTGACGGGATTGTGTCGATCGCAAGTTTGGTTGGTTTTGTCACCTTGTTCGGCATCGCGGCACGCAACGGCATTTTGATGATTTCACACTATCATCATCTGATGCAGGAGGAAGGTGTTGCCTTCCGCGAGGCCATCGTGCAAGGGAGTATCGAGCGGATGAGTCCGATTCTGATGACAGCCTTGTGCGCTGGATTGGCATTGATACCGCTCGCATTGGGTGGAGGACTACCGGGCAAAGAGATAGAGACCCCGATGGCGATCGTGATTCTCGGTGGACTGATTTCATCGACCGCATTGAACATGGTAGTGGTTCCGGCGCTCTATCTGCGCTTCGGCCGCGACAAACGTTTGGCCGCGGTGGAATAG
- a CDS encoding efflux RND transporter periplasmic adaptor subunit, giving the protein MKYTGLIAVAFAAILFAFGCGGGTADHAQNDEHAHEGEQAHEGEHGDHGADEHGHGPGEGGVVETIWQDNLEMFGEWPQFLAGQSSRAVLHFTSLITFDPATDGPLTITWQQGERVVKSQVADTVTRTGIFIVEVLPPDPGTYRMTMTLASPQMSGTITLDGVHVYQGKAPEMPHAEGGEEEISFLKEQQWVLGTKTGLVERRDIHDNVRAPGELKAAGNRASEVYAPFAGALLPDHKFGAVRHGQVVRKGQALAMISPSPNAENSWYELLGEYRLAKAEMTRVEKLYESQAVSQRRVEEARQRLTVKEAQLMAALGGAELDDVDSETPHFTVRAPRDGVIAHHDVAYGAYVQPGQRLFSVINPEIVWLEIQAAAADIHNANDISRAFFTISGSGIVYSTDQFEGNVIASGSVLDPITRRIPVTFELKNSDGLLKVGEFVQVDLQTSVARRALAVQKSAILEDGGSTVAYVQAGGESFVRRVVTTGAIDGPWIEVLAGLKEGERVATAGAYKIKLASGSTGEVGHGHAH; this is encoded by the coding sequence ATGAAGTATACAGGATTGATTGCCGTCGCGTTCGCCGCCATTCTGTTTGCCTTTGGCTGCGGCGGTGGCACTGCCGATCACGCTCAAAATGACGAGCACGCGCACGAAGGCGAGCAAGCACACGAAGGTGAACATGGTGACCACGGAGCAGACGAACATGGTCACGGCCCTGGCGAAGGTGGAGTGGTTGAGACGATTTGGCAAGACAATTTAGAAATGTTCGGCGAGTGGCCGCAATTCCTGGCCGGACAGTCTTCGCGGGCCGTGTTGCACTTCACGAGTCTCATCACCTTCGACCCGGCAACGGACGGGCCATTGACCATCACGTGGCAGCAAGGCGAGCGAGTGGTGAAGTCGCAAGTCGCCGACACCGTGACCCGCACCGGCATTTTCATTGTCGAGGTTCTTCCACCGGATCCGGGGACGTATCGCATGACGATGACCCTGGCATCGCCACAGATGAGTGGTACGATTACGCTTGATGGTGTTCACGTCTATCAAGGCAAAGCCCCAGAAATGCCTCATGCAGAAGGCGGCGAAGAGGAAATCTCGTTTTTGAAAGAGCAGCAATGGGTGCTTGGCACGAAGACAGGACTGGTCGAGCGCAGGGACATTCACGATAATGTTCGTGCACCCGGAGAGCTTAAAGCTGCCGGGAACCGGGCCTCTGAAGTCTATGCGCCGTTCGCAGGAGCGTTATTGCCCGACCACAAGTTTGGAGCGGTCAGGCACGGTCAGGTCGTGCGAAAGGGCCAGGCACTTGCCATGATATCACCTTCACCGAATGCCGAAAACAGTTGGTATGAGTTGTTGGGAGAGTATCGCCTGGCAAAGGCTGAAATGACTCGTGTAGAGAAGCTCTATGAGTCACAGGCAGTATCGCAGCGTCGGGTTGAGGAGGCACGACAAAGGTTGACGGTGAAAGAAGCTCAATTAATGGCGGCCTTGGGGGGAGCCGAACTGGACGATGTGGACAGCGAAACGCCACACTTCACGGTACGGGCGCCGCGTGACGGCGTCATTGCCCATCATGATGTTGCCTACGGAGCCTACGTTCAGCCGGGGCAGAGACTATTCAGCGTCATAAATCCGGAGATCGTTTGGCTCGAAATCCAGGCGGCCGCGGCAGACATCCACAACGCGAACGACATTAGCCGGGCGTTCTTTACCATCAGTGGCTCCGGGATTGTCTATTCGACGGATCAATTTGAAGGAAACGTCATTGCATCGGGATCAGTCTTAGACCCGATAACACGGCGGATTCCTGTGACATTTGAACTGAAGAATAGTGACGGCCTTCTGAAAGTCGGGGAGTTCGTGCAGGTGGACTTGCAGACTTCGGTGGCCCGCAGAGCACTGGCGGTGCAGAAGTCCGCGATTCTGGAAGACGGTGGGTCAACGGTTGCCTATGTTCAAGCCGGAGGAGAATCCTTCGTAAGACGCGTTGTGACGACGGGCGCAATCGACGGGCCATGGATCGAGGTCCTGGCAGGTTTGAAAGAAGGAGAGCGTGTCGCGACGGCCGGGGCGTACAAAATCAAACTTGCTTCTGGCAGTACCGGCGAAGTCGGTCACGGCCACGCACATTAA
- a CDS encoding TolC family protein, with amino-acid sequence MRKHILCRLLLFGVAVSILSVSLPCAKAQGVGLADLANAIDSTSASVLAAQEDVARARSALAQSHAFPNPTLFGLSEELGNANQSVTENTIGVRQDIGFLWSYAPRRSSASAALEAAEAALALERSKTYSDIILKLLRFQQIVENQQLLDTMQGRFHQILQANEARVIEGDISGFDAQRVRFEALSVTNRRSALVSEQQLLLSALGRATGLCEYELSQIDLDGLSVLPYSNIEDATEYAREHAPELALLHAKENAAKHSVTAAKRNRWPALALGAGSKSTNRDDEGFLVEAELELPLFGRRNADVQLATAQAFQSSRLSRVRSSSIDSEISGAFSVWKELSTQPQVALELESLLSHMKTAHSLYMSGEIGYLEFLDAFSVTEVTLNERFEIDFARLQADLRLRELTGYPTLETK; translated from the coding sequence ATGCGCAAGCATATCCTATGTCGGCTACTCCTGTTTGGGGTGGCCGTTTCCATTTTGTCCGTTTCTCTTCCCTGTGCGAAGGCACAGGGAGTCGGTTTGGCCGATCTCGCCAACGCGATTGACTCGACTTCGGCCAGTGTACTTGCTGCTCAAGAAGACGTCGCCCGAGCGCGATCTGCTTTGGCTCAATCACATGCGTTTCCGAATCCGACACTATTTGGCTTAAGCGAAGAGCTGGGCAATGCCAACCAGTCGGTGACGGAGAATACTATTGGAGTTCGGCAAGATATCGGATTCCTGTGGTCGTACGCACCGCGCCGCTCGTCAGCTTCCGCAGCACTGGAAGCTGCAGAAGCGGCGCTCGCACTTGAGCGTTCGAAGACCTATTCTGACATAATCCTCAAGCTCTTGCGGTTTCAACAGATTGTTGAGAACCAGCAGTTGCTTGACACGATGCAGGGTCGGTTCCATCAGATCTTGCAGGCAAATGAAGCGCGTGTCATCGAAGGAGACATCTCCGGTTTCGATGCACAACGAGTCCGATTTGAGGCCTTGTCGGTCACCAATCGGCGGAGTGCGCTGGTTAGCGAACAACAACTTCTGCTGTCTGCATTGGGCCGTGCGACAGGGCTGTGCGAATACGAGCTGTCACAGATTGATCTGGACGGCCTTTCCGTGTTACCCTACTCGAACATTGAGGATGCCACCGAATACGCGCGGGAACATGCCCCGGAATTAGCTCTGCTGCATGCAAAGGAGAATGCCGCGAAACATTCTGTAACCGCCGCCAAGCGCAACCGCTGGCCGGCACTCGCGCTCGGTGCAGGAAGCAAATCAACCAATCGTGACGACGAGGGATTTCTCGTTGAAGCGGAACTTGAACTCCCGTTGTTTGGTCGCAGAAACGCCGATGTACAGCTTGCAACGGCGCAAGCATTTCAATCAAGCCGGCTTAGCAGAGTGCGATCCAGCAGCATTGACTCTGAGATATCCGGCGCCTTCAGTGTCTGGAAAGAACTCAGCACCCAGCCGCAAGTCGCACTAGAATTGGAGTCGCTGCTATCACACATGAAGACCGCGCATTCGTTGTACATGAGTGGAGAGATTGGCTACCTCGAGTTCCTCGATGCGTTTTCAGTTACGGAAGTGACTTTGAACGAGCGGTTTGAGATAGACTTTGCACGACTTCAGGCAGATCTGCGCCTGCGAGAGTTGACCGGCTACCCAACTTTGGAGACTAAGTAA